The Manihot esculenta cultivar AM560-2 chromosome 11, M.esculenta_v8, whole genome shotgun sequence genome includes a region encoding these proteins:
- the LOC110627014 gene encoding probable disease resistance protein At5g63020 — protein MGNCFSIQLSCDSVIGRCWDCAAGQAMYICQLEDNFQALEDAREKLKALKSDVERVIRDAGPQMKMLEQVRDWLSKVQTTLNEVDRLIGDGPQEIEKLCLGGCCSKNCYSSYMFGKRVAKKKKVVIALTNKGNDIKGVVSAEPLYIKRLEDDLKSLQTEREELVGLKLDVMHRVREEEGLQKKPLQQVQVWLSMVEASIVDADALLRDGPEEIKKLKSNGCSNSDFGEKVAKRLENVVEQKRKGDFKDVAARDLVESVLERPTEPTVGLGTMLDKVWSCLMQEQVGILGLYGMGGVGKTTLLTKINNRFLNIPNDFDFVVWVVVSKDLRLVKVQEEIGRRIGISIREWKSKSIDDRATEIFKTLRKKKFVLLLDDVWDRVSLRTAGVPLPTKQNGSKIVLTTRSEVVCSQMDTHRRIKVEPLAWEKAWKLFKEKVGEETLSMDPIIPDLAKDVARECGGLPLALITIGRAMACNKTPEEWRWALNDLRRSTSDLRGLTDEVFPLLKYSYDKLPNNRVRSCFLYCALFPEDFRIFKNDLIDYWICEEFWDDEENEDVARDRGYHIIGTLVYACLLEEEEGNYVKMHDVLRDMALWIACKRERSKHNFLVRSGAQLTEAPKVGNWEGATRISLMENSIQNLLEVPTCPELLTLFLCRNPHLHQITSNFFQFMDALTVLDLSNSSVKELPPGISKLASLAYLNLSRTCIQQLPVDMKMLRKLKYLNLEHNDFLDMIPRQVISNLAALQVLRMVNCSFFYEATEGNILSDSDTLVAELQCLKHLNELSIAIKSASALQSYVSTHGLLSCTQALSLECFSCSKSFDFSWIANMKLLETLHISVIKHLEEMNIDCNWRLVRERFCGSLREVSVEYCPRLKNLRWVIQAPNLAVLKVVGCEKMEEIINVGKLGGVEVAVAGENVKVEPFAKLQVLELEDLPQLKSICCNPLPFPNLERVRILDCPNIKKLPLNSGSAKERKVVIEAEEHWWRDVEWEDEDTKLAFEPCFRRCFSTIRIYQPPYFFDI, from the coding sequence ATGGGTAATTGCTTCTCAATTCAATTGTCGTGCGATTCCGTAATCGGCCGCTGCTGGGATTGCGCAGCAGGACAAGCAATGTATATTTGCCAACTTGAAGATAACTTCCAAGCTTTGGAGGATGCGAGGGAAAAACTAAAGGCATTAAAAAGCGACGTAGAGAGAGTGATCCGTGATGCTGGACCTCAAATGAAGATGCTGGAACAAGTCCGAGACTGGCTCTCAAAGGTGCAGACTACCCTAAATGAAGTTGATCGGCTGATTGGAGATGGTCCACAAGAAATTGAGAAATTGTGCCTTGGTGGGTGTTGCTCCAAGAACTGCTACTCAAGTTACATGTTTGGGAAAAGGGTggctaaaaagaaaaaagttgtCATAGCTTTGACGAATAAAGGAAATGACATAAAAGGGGTTGTGTCTGCAGAACCATTGTACATAAAGCGACTTGAAGATGATCTTAAATCTTTGCAGACTGAAAGGGAAGAATTAGTGGGATTGAAGCTCGACGTGATGCATAGGGTCAGAGAAGAGGAAGGATTACAAAAGAAGCCGCTGCAACAGGTTCAAGTGTGGCTTTCAATGGTGGAAGCTTCAATAGTTGATGCTGATGCACTGCTAAGAGATGGCCCCGAAGAAATCAAGAAACTGAAATCTAATGGATGTTCCAATTCCGATTTTGGGGAAAAGGTTGCTAAAAGACTGGAAAATGTGGTGGAACAAAAGCGCAAAGGAGATTTCAAAGATGTGGCTGCAAGGGATCTTGTAGAATCAGTGCTTGAAAGACCCACTGAGCCAACAGTGGGCTTGGGTACCATGTTAGATAAGGTTTGGAGCTGCCTTATGCAAGAACAAGTCGGAATTTTAGGCCTATACGGCATGGGTGGTGTTGGCAAAACTACCCTCTTAACCAAAATCAACAACAGGTTCCTCAACATACCCAATGATTTTGATTTTGTCGTCTGGGTTGTGGTATCAAAAGATTTGAGACTTGTTAAGGTTCAAGAAGAGATTGGAAGAAGGATAGGTATTTCAATTAGGGAGTGGAAGAGCAAAAGCATTGATGACAGAGCTACAGAAATCTTCAAGACATTGCGGAAAAAGAAGTTTGTTCTGTTGTTAGATGATGTTTGGGACCGAGTTAGCCTTCGAACAGCTGGTGTTCCTCTTCCAACAAAACAAAATGGATCAAAGATAGTACTCACAACACGTTCAGAGGTAGTGTGCAGCCAAATGGATACTCACAGACGGATCAAAGTGGAACCTTTGGCTTGGGAAAAAGCTTGGAAATTGTTTAAAGAGAAGGTTGGGGAAGAAACTCTCAGCATGGATCCAATTATTCCAGATTTAGCTAAAGATGTTGCTAGAGAATGTGGTGGTTTGCCACTCGCCCTCATTACCATTGGTCGTGCAATGGCTTGCAATAAGACACCTGAAGAATGGAGATGGGCTCTTAATGACTTGCGACGATCTACTTCAGATTTACGAGGCTTGACAGATGAGGTATTTCCTCTTTTGAAGTATAGTTATGATAAACTGCCCAACAACAGAGTTAGATCTTGTTTCTTATACTGTGCCTTGTTCCCGGAAGATTTTAGAATTTTCAAGAATGATTTGATAGATTATTGGATATGTGAGGAATTTTGGGATGACGAAGAGAATGAAGATGTTGCTAGAGACAGAGGATATCATATCATTGGTACccttgtttatgcatgtttgttggaagaagaagaagggaatTATGTAAAAATGCATGATGTGCTTCGAGACATGGCTTTATGGATAGCATGTAAGCGTGAAAGGTCGAAGCATAATTTTTTGGTTCGGAGTGGTGCTCAATTAACTGAAGCACCAAAAGTTGGAAATTGGGAAGGGGCAACGAGAATATCATTGATGGAGAACTCCATTCAGAATCTACTAGAAGTGCCTACATGCCCTGAACTTTTGACTCTGTTTCTCTGTCGGAATCCTCATCTGCATCAGATCACCAGCAACTTTTTCCAATTTATGGATGCACTAACAGTTTTGGATCTGTCCAATAGTAGTGTAAAGGAACTTCCACCCGGAATATCAAAGTTGGCTTCGTTAGCATATCTTAATCTATCACGTACTTGCATACAACAATTGCCTGTTGACATGAAGATGCTGAGAAAGCTCAAGTACTTAAACTTGGAGCATAATGATTTTCTTGACATGATTCCTCGGCAAGTTATATCTAACTTGGCAGCATTGCAGGTCTTGAGAATGGTGAATTGTAGCTTTTTCTATGAAGCAACAGAAGGTAATATATTGTCTGATAGTGATACTCTTGTAGCAGAATTGCAGTGTCTAAAACATCTTAATGAATTGAGCATTGCAATAAAATCTGCCTCTGCTCTTCAGAGCTATGTTAGCACACATGGATTACTGAGTTGTACTCAAGCTTTATCCCTTGAGTGTTTCAGCTGTTCAAAGTCGTTTGATTTTTCGTGGATAGCAAACATGAAGCTTCTGGAGACACTACATATCTCTGTAATCAAGCACTTGGAAGAGATGAATATCGACTGCAATTGGAGACTTGTAAGAGAGAGATTTTGTGGCAGTCTTCGGGAAGTGAGTGTGGAATACTGCCCTCGATTAAAGAACTTGAGGTGGGTTATTCAGGCTCCAAATTTGGCTGTTCTAAAAGTTGTTGGTTGTGAAAAAATGGAAGAAATAATCAATGTTGGAAAACTGGGTGGTGTTGAAGTTGCAGTTGCAGGTGAAAACGTAAAAGTAGAACCATTTGCCAAACTTCAAGTTCTAGAATTGGAGGATCTACCACAACTGAAGAGCATATGTTGCAATCCCTTGCCCTTCCCAAATTTAGAGAGGGTCAGGATACTGGATTGCCCAAATATTAAGAAGCTTCCACTCAACTCTGGCAGTGCAAAAGAACGTAAAGTTGTCATTGAAGCTGAGGAACATTGGTGGAGAGATGTGGAGTGGGAAGATGAAGACACTAAACTTGCCTTTGAGCCCTGTTTCAGAAGATGTTTCTCAACAATAAGAATATATCAGCCCCCATACTTTTTTGATATCTAG
- the LOC110626120 gene encoding uncharacterized protein LOC110626120 isoform X2, with translation MCTSPVEVTSSQLIATELCPAIFVQALLYPGAIAKAFNKNKTIPSFGNLLKLYNLTNMKKHSAAIDLHHLEIIAGCYLTVGGALLGLINTGRMSLFGILLIIWGLVREGILRKSANMNPMKTFQFYPAMSIAVVFAALSIRKDVRKLIRSSRARQVGKCMRSKAKYM, from the exons ATGTGTACATCACCGGTAGAAGTTACATCCTCCCAGTTGATTGCAACAGAGCTCTGCCCTGCAATTTTTGTTCAGGCTCTTCTTTACCCTGGAGCCATTGCTAAAGCTTTCAACAAGAACAAAACCATCCCAAGTTTTGGTAATTTGTTGAAGCTATATAACCTTACCAATATGAAGAAACACTCTGCTGCAATTGATCTCCATCACCTTGAG ATTATTGCAGGATGCTACTTGACTGTGGGAGGAGCTCTACTAGGACTTATAAACACAGGGAGAATGAGCCTCTTTGGAATACTTCTTATTATATGGGGTCTTGTAAGAGAAGGGATTCTAAGAAAATCCGCTAATATGAATCCTATGAAAACTTTTCAATTCTACCCAGCAATGTCTATTGCTGTAGTCTTTGCTGCCTTGTCCATAAGAAAAGATGTCAGGAAACTAATCCGGAGTTCCAGAGCTCGTCAAGTTGGGAAATGTATGAGATCCAAAGCTAAGTATATGTGA
- the LOC110626293 gene encoding zinc finger CCCH domain-containing protein 39 isoform X1 has protein sequence MHHLRPRFPTENKEYENLSQDPMCNIPGTCEIAAPNPKMPVATSNAVTGSFKTQLCAKFRLGYCSYGYKCSFAHGIGELRKRLVNVQGPVVNQSNICRMFYSRNECTYGDRCRFLHVSPDNIKRDMGYCRESSSLRIGTTGFSGGQRSGFASSKLAMKKRICNKWERTGSCPYGKTCCFAHGQAELEKPIGDVELASGLAPTNTSKALPISKSVVGTSYQLQVQGMKCTFKKRAIQKISGIYADWIEDMPLLHNSLNIAEKCS, from the exons ATGCATCATTTACGCCCTCGTTTTCCCACTGAGAATAAAGAGTACGAGAATCTCTCTCAAGACCCAATGTGCAATATACCCGGAACTTGCGAAATTGCTGCCCCAAATCCTAAAATGCCTGTGGCCACAAGCAATGCTGTGACTGGCAGCTTCAAGACCCAACTATGTGCGAAGTTTAGATTGGGTTATTGTAGTTATGGTTACAAATGTAGTTTTGCACATGGCATTGGTGAGTTGCGGAAGCGCCTGGTTAATGTGCAAGGGCCTGTGGTAAATCAATCAAATATCTGCAGAATGTTCTATTCCAGGAATGAATGCACATATGGGGATAGGTGTCGTTTCCTTCATGTAAGTCCTGACAACATTAAGAGAGATATGGGGTATTGTAGGGAGAGTTCATCCTTGAGAATTGGAACTACAGGATTTTCAGGTGGTCAGAGAAGTGGTTTTGCGAGCTCAAAGTTAGCGATGAAAAAAAGAATATGTAACAAATGGGAGAGGACTGGAAGCTGCCCATATGGAAAGACATGTTGCTTTGCTCATGGACAAGCAG AACTAGAAAAGCCTATTGGCGACGTTGAATTGGCATCTGGGTTAGCGCCAACTAACACTTCAAAGGCTCTTCCCATTAGCAAGAGTGTGGTTGGGACTAGTTATCAACTGCAAGTGCAGGGCATGAAGTGCACATTTAAGAAGAGAGCAATACAAAAAATTAGCGGCATATATGCTGATTGGATAGAAGATATGCCCCTTCTGCATAATTCACTGAACATAGCAGAGAAATGTAGTTGA
- the LOC110626120 gene encoding uncharacterized protein LOC110626120 isoform X1 has product MASSRRWAATVSFFASWFFFFIIIFQVSLFRVPCRIGMCTSPVEVTSSQLIATELCPAIFVQALLYPGAIAKAFNKNKTIPSFGNLLKLYNLTNMKKHSAAIDLHHLEIIAGCYLTVGGALLGLINTGRMSLFGILLIIWGLVREGILRKSANMNPMKTFQFYPAMSIAVVFAALSIRKDVRKLIRSSRARQVGKCMRSKAKYM; this is encoded by the exons ATGGCTTCTTCAAGGAGATGGGCAGCCACCGTTTCATTCTTCGCCTCTtggttctttttctttattataatCTTTCAAGTCTCTCTCTTCAG GGTACCATGTAGAATTGGAATGTGTACATCACCGGTAGAAGTTACATCCTCCCAGTTGATTGCAACAGAGCTCTGCCCTGCAATTTTTGTTCAGGCTCTTCTTTACCCTGGAGCCATTGCTAAAGCTTTCAACAAGAACAAAACCATCCCAAGTTTTGGTAATTTGTTGAAGCTATATAACCTTACCAATATGAAGAAACACTCTGCTGCAATTGATCTCCATCACCTTGAG ATTATTGCAGGATGCTACTTGACTGTGGGAGGAGCTCTACTAGGACTTATAAACACAGGGAGAATGAGCCTCTTTGGAATACTTCTTATTATATGGGGTCTTGTAAGAGAAGGGATTCTAAGAAAATCCGCTAATATGAATCCTATGAAAACTTTTCAATTCTACCCAGCAATGTCTATTGCTGTAGTCTTTGCTGCCTTGTCCATAAGAAAAGATGTCAGGAAACTAATCCGGAGTTCCAGAGCTCGTCAAGTTGGGAAATGTATGAGATCCAAAGCTAAGTATATGTGA
- the LOC110626293 gene encoding zinc finger CCCH domain-containing protein 39 isoform X2, whose product MHHLRPRFPTENKEYENLSQDPMCNIPGTCEIAAPNPKMPVATSNAVTGSFKTQLCAKFRLGYCSYGYKCSFAHGIGELRKRLVNVQGPVVNQSNICRMFYSRNECTYGDRCRFLHVSPDNIKRDMGYCRESSSLRIGTTGFSGGQRSGFASSKLAMKKRICNKWERTGSCPYGKTCCFAHGQAEPTQAMAMMEAILSFRQE is encoded by the exons ATGCATCATTTACGCCCTCGTTTTCCCACTGAGAATAAAGAGTACGAGAATCTCTCTCAAGACCCAATGTGCAATATACCCGGAACTTGCGAAATTGCTGCCCCAAATCCTAAAATGCCTGTGGCCACAAGCAATGCTGTGACTGGCAGCTTCAAGACCCAACTATGTGCGAAGTTTAGATTGGGTTATTGTAGTTATGGTTACAAATGTAGTTTTGCACATGGCATTGGTGAGTTGCGGAAGCGCCTGGTTAATGTGCAAGGGCCTGTGGTAAATCAATCAAATATCTGCAGAATGTTCTATTCCAGGAATGAATGCACATATGGGGATAGGTGTCGTTTCCTTCATGTAAGTCCTGACAACATTAAGAGAGATATGGGGTATTGTAGGGAGAGTTCATCCTTGAGAATTGGAACTACAGGATTTTCAGGTGGTCAGAGAAGTGGTTTTGCGAGCTCAAAGTTAGCGATGAAAAAAAGAATATGTAACAAATGGGAGAGGACTGGAAGCTGCCCATATGGAAAGACATGTTGCTTTGCTCATGGACAAGCAG AGCCAACGCAGGCTATGGCTATGATGGAAGCCATCTTGTCTTTTAGACAGGAATAG
- the LOC110625745 gene encoding biotin carboxyl carrier protein of acetyl-CoA carboxylase, which yields MASCCLGASGIKLPKLDFDRVRVGNLRQLNGTRTWLGRRQVQYVGLTVSYEPKKVFSICCGPKLETESATNRVDDFKGIESSGLTSQLIPNSSEVEALVSEICNTTSIAEFEMKVGGFRLYVMRDLTEKSKLPPLPTLAPASAPAPAPSNSTALASPSVSVDTISKAPDSNGSVSSTSLVVSKPVPFSGGIKSFLDRAADEGLIILQSPRVGFFRRSRTIKGQLAPPSCKEKQIVKEGQVICFIEQLGGELPIESDVSGEVIKILREDGEPVGYGDALIAILPSFPGIKKLHQ from the exons ATGGCTTCCT GCTGCTTAGGAGCTTCAGGTATTAAACTTCCAAAGTTGGATTTTGACAGAGTAAGAGTTGGAAATCTAAGGCAATTGAATGGCACAAGGACATGGCTAGGCAGGAGACAAGTACAATATGTAGGTCTCACCGTATCATATGAACCGAAGAAAGTATTCAGCATATGTTGTGGTCCAAAATTGGAAACAGAGT CTGCTACAAATAGAGTGGACGACTTCAAAGGGATTGAATCATCTGGCTTGACAAGTCAACTTATTCCAAATTCGTCTGAG GTTGAAGCTCTGGTGTCAGAAATATGCAATACAACTTCTATTGCAGAGTTTGAAATGAAG GTTGGAGGATTTAGGCTATATGTGATGAGGGACTTAACTGAGAAAAGTAAACTTCCACCTCTGCCTACTCTTGCTCCTGCCTCTGCCCCTGCCCCTGCCCCTTCCAATTCTACTGCTCTTGCTTCCCCTTCTGTCAGTGTTGATACCATCAGCAAGGCACCTGATTCAAATGGGTCAGTATCTTCTACATCTTTGGTTGTCTCCAAACCAGTACCTTTTTCAGGGGGGATCAAATCTTTTCTGGATAGAGCTGCAGATGAAGGCTTAATAATACTGCAGTCTCCAAGG GTAGGTTTTTTCCGAAGATCTCGCACTATAAAGGGACAACTTGCCCCTCCATCATGTAAAGAG AAGCAAATAGTGAAGGAGGGCCAAGTGATTTGCTTCATTGAACAGCTGGGTGGCGAGCTTCCAATTGAG TCTGATGTATCTGGTGAGGTGATCAAAATACTGCGCGAGGATGGTG AACCTGTTGGATATGGTGATGCTCTCATTGCAATACTACCTTCATTTCCTGGAATAAAGAAGCTTCATCAATAG
- the LOC110625553 gene encoding probable disease resistance protein At5g63020: MNVELPLVELLSCFWNCITAHGGYVCYDEDLRTLQTKMEMLWQLRSHLKRIAESADRVNELIHKLEHWFSKVEVVETNTIELMHQGSQELENNCLVGCSCCPRNCWSRHKIGRKIQSTLTEVAALNTEGEQLLATPAEGTLDKLRGCVAKDDVGRIGIYGKGGVGKTTVMNELTSNLLSERQFDYIIWVEVSQDLNLEKIQGDVGKELGFVEERWQDKSPNERAKDISEVLGRKRFLLLLDDIWEPVNLTEVGVPIPDRANGSKMIFTTRCEEVCNQMGAEEKIEVVRLTEKKAWELFWEKAGKNALDLPQIRKPAETIAKLCDGLPLTLITVGQAMLNKTLHEWSHSNEVLKKSISEFSGTKDPVFALLKFSYDNLPSDTYKACFLYCTLFPEDFSINKINLIDYWIGEGFLGEFNDASGIRNEGKKIISTLVQASLLQDDGEDVKMHDLIREVALWVACECGRLRDKYLVEAGAKLSEAPEIGRWERARRMSLMSNHILSLTKAPRCNDLLTLFLGNNHLKMIANTFFQFMPSLKVLDLSGNRDLNELPSGILKTDSLQYLNLSRTGIRQLPVELRNLVKLKCLNLEYTYELWTIPMGVISSFSNLKVLRMLHCASSDRTVGDGIQTGGYQSLVRELQQLENLNELTISITREYSLETFRGWDKFQTCTQALSLHLKHSRSFLDVSFLEGMKCLDDLEFINCINLKELRIEQSLIMRGGSFNSLRKVSIINCSKLEDLTWIVVAPNLEFLIVARCSNMEDICCKGKLTEGNVNLLALAKLQILRLVSLPKLKSICPVALPFPYLKEIIVDECPKLKKLPLDSNSAKEHRIVIQGWEDWWKNLEWEDEKTLRTFLPFFKSCMY; this comes from the coding sequence ATGAACGTGGAACTTCCCCTGGTGGAATTGCTCTCCTGCTTCTGGAATTGCATCACAGCACATGGAGGTTATGTTTGTTATGATGAAGATCTCCGTACATTGCAAACTAAGATGGAAATGCTGTGGCAGCTAAGGAGCCATTTGAAGAGAATCGCGGAGTCGGCTGACAGAGTAAACGAGCTGATACACAAACTGGAGCATTGGTTTTCTAAGGTTGAAGTTGTGGAAACTAATACTATTGAACTCATGCATCAGGGCTCTCAAGAACTTGAAAATAACTGCCTCGTCGGTTGCAGCTGCTGTCCCAGGAATTGCTGGTCCAGGCACAAGATTGGAAGGAAAATTCAGAGTACGTTGACAGAAGTGGCAGCTCTAAACACCGAAGGAGAACAGTTATTGGCTACTCCTGCGGAAGGAACATTGGATAAGCTCCGGGGCTGCGTTGCGAAAGATGATGTGGGACGCATCGGCATATATGGCAAAGGAGGTGTTGGCAAGACTACTGTCATGAATGAACTTACCAGCAACCTGCTCTCAGAGAGGCAATTTGACTACATCATCTGGGTGGAGGTGTCCCAGGATCTCAACCTTGAAAAAATCCAAGGTGATGTTGGGAAGGAACTGGGATTTGTTGAAGAAAGATGGCAGGACAAAAGCCCCAATGAGAGAGCCAAAGACATCTCCGAGGTTTTGGGCCGTAAGAGGTTCCTGTTGCTGTTGGATGATATCTGGGAACCGGTTAATCTAACTGAAGTGGGAGTTCCTATTCCAGATAGAGCTAATGGATCCAAGATGATATTCACAACTCGTTGTGAGGAAGTCTGCAACCAAATGGGTGCTGAAGAAAAGATTGAAGTGGTTCGATTAACAGAGAAGAAAGCTTGGGAATTATTTTGGGAGAAGGCTGGGAAGAATGCACTTGATCTTCCACAGATCCGTAAGCCAGCTGAAACCATCGCCAAATTGTGCGATGGTTTGCCGCTTACACTCATAACCGTCGGCCAGGCTATGTTGAATAAGACCTTGCATGAATGGAGCCATTCAAATGAAGTCTTAAAGAAGTCTATCTCAGAATTTTCAGGTACAAAAGATCCTGTCTTTGCTTTGCTAAAGTTCAGCTATGACAACCTACCCAGTGATACATATAAAGCCTGCTTTTTGTACTGTACTTTGTTTCCAGAAGACTTTAGTATAAACAAAATTAACCTGATAGATTACTGGATTGGGGAGGGGTTTTTGGGTGAATTTAATGATGCAAGTGGCATAAGAAATGAAGGCAAGAAAATTATCAGTACTCTTGTTCAAGCTAGTTTACTGCAAGATGATGGTGAAGATGTGAAAATGCATGATTTGATTCGTGAGGTGGCCTTATGGGTAGCATGCGAATGTGGGAGGCTCAGAGACAAGTACCTAGTGGAGGCAGGAGCTAAGTTGAGCGAAGCACCAGAGATCGGGAGATGGGAAAGAGCAAGAAGGATGTCGTTAATGTCAAATCATATTCTTAGCCTAACAAAAGCACCTAGATGCAATGATCTTTTAACTCTCTTCCTGGGAAATAATCATTTGAAGATGATTGCAAAtactttctttcagtttatgcCTTCTCTGAAAGTTTTGGACCTGTCTGGAAACAGAGATCTAAATGAATTGCCATCAGGAATTCTGAAAACAGATTCTTTACAATACCTGAATCTGTCCAGGACAGGCATACGACAGCTGCCGGTTGAGCTAAGGAACTTGGTGAAGCTGAAATGTTTGAACTTGGAGTACACTTATGAACTCTGGACAATCCCAATGGGAGTTATATCCAGCTTTTCGAACCTGAAGGTACTGAGAATGCTTCACTGTGCTTCTTCAGATAGAACTGTGGGAGATGGTATACAGACTGGTGGTTATCAATCCTTGGTAAGAGAATTGCAGCAGCTGGAGAATCTGAATGAGCTAACCATCAGCATAACGCGCGAGTATTCTCTTGAAACGTTTAGAGGCTGGGACAAGTTTCAGACCTGCACACAGGCTCTATCCCTCCATTTGAAGCACTCAAGGTCATTTCTTGATGTATCTTTTCTAGAAGGCATGAAATGTCTGGATGACCTTGAATTTATTAACTGCATAAATTTGAAGGAGCTAAGAATTGAGCAGTCATTGATCATGAGGGGGGGAAGCTTCAATAGCCTTCGCAAAGTTTCCATAATCAATTGCTCGAAACTGGAAGACCTGACATGGATTGTTGTTGCTCCAAACCTTGAGTTTCTCATTGTAGCAAGATGCTCCAACATGGAAGATATATGCTGCAAAGGAAAGTTGACTGAAGGAAATGTCAACTTATTGGCATTGGCAAAACTTCAAATTCTACGATTAGTTTCTCTGCCGAAATTGAAAAGCATCTGCCCAGTTGCCCTGCCTTTCCCATATCTGAAAGAAATCATTGTTGATGAATGTCCAAAGCTGAAGAAGCTTCCGCTTGATTCTAACAGTGCAAAGGAACACAGAATTGTTATTCAAGGATGGGAAGACTGGTGGAAAAATCTAGAATGGGAGGACGAAAAAACTCTTAGAACTTTCCTTCCTTTTTTCAAATCCTGTATGTATTGA
- the LOC110626580 gene encoding aspartate racemase: protein MFDGSLTMSFYALNYPSHAFSHVNSHKTYKGRLNPVLAIPPSSTVLHTDESGKFHESKKNSDLISSGSSDSLLSQANTVGILGGISANSTVNFLKKVVQWSTKDGQDSLPFVLCSDPVLNEKLLLHERDSFHSLGRRNEHSGLDHTSIVENLQRKREFLEKSGARCIVMPCHIAHAWHDDISKGCSVHLLHMGECVAKELKEAKLKPLEAGSPLRIGVLATHATLTAGFYQEKLQSEGFEVVLPDRATMEHALIPAIQALDRRDMEGARNLLRIAVQVLLVRAVNTVILASDDMCDLLPDDDPLLKKCIDPVDALARSTIMWAQAAGKGT from the exons ATGTTTGATGGGAGCTTGACAATGTCTTTCTATGCATTGAATTACCCATCTCATGCGTTCAGTCATGTAAATTctcataaaacatacaagggAAGGTTGAATCCAGTTCTAGCAATACCACCATCATCAACTGTCTTGcacacagatgagagtggcaaGTTTCATGAATCTAAGAAGAATTCTGATTTGATAAGCAGTGGTTCTTCTGATTCGTTGCTTAGTCAAGCAAATACTGTGGGTATATTGGGAGGAATATCAGCAAATTCTACTGTGAATTTCCTGAAAAAAGTAGTCCAGTGGAGTACAAAAGATGGTCAAGATTCTCTTCCATTTGTTCTTTGTTCTGATCCAGTATTAAATGAGAAGCTTTTGTTACATGAAAGAGATTCTTTTCACTCTCTTGGCAGGCGAAATGAACATTCTGGATTGGATCATACTTCAATTGTGGAGAATCTACAGAGGAAGAGGGAGTTTCTTGAGAAATCTGGGGCTCGCTGCATTGTAATGCCTTGTCATATTGCACATGCTTGGCATGATGATATTTCAAAGGGATGTTCTGTTCATTTGCTTCACATGGGTGAGTGTGTTGCtaaggagcttaaggaagctAAGCTGAAGCCACTAGAAGCTGGGAGTCCTTTGCGGATTGGGGTGCTGGCAACCCATGCTACTTTGACTGCAGGGTTCTATCAAGAGAAACTGCAGAGCGAG GGTTTTGAGGTTGTGCTACCAGATAGAGCAACTATGGAACACGCTTTAATTCCTGCAATTCAAGCTTTAGACAGAAGGGACATGGAAGGGGCAAGGAATCTGCTGAGAATAGCAGTCCAGGTTCTTCTAGTGAGGGCAGTAAATACTGTTATCCTTGCCTCTGACGATATGTGTGATCTTTTGCCAGATGATGATCCTCTTCTCAAGAAATGTATTGATCCAGTCGATGCGTTGGCCCGTTCAACTATCATGTGGGCACAAGCTGCTGGGAAAGGTACATAG